The genomic interval ttttttttttggtttaaaatctaaatatgATTGAATTTAGCTAAAGTTTAAAGAGGTTTGAATATAAATGTCTAAATaacatgctttttttttcaattactaAATGTAAATGgtatcttgtttgtttttttttataaatcacacatttgaaatttgatatttgacATGCTTGTCCTTGTAAGTATTATGCacttttgttataaattttaatgacatgtttgatttgaagaaatgaaaagaaaagagagaagagaaaaaagaaataagtagagaattgattaatttcatatcaaatcaaacaataaaattgagattgacatattttttcctcattttctctctctctctctccttttcatttctctcCTTTCCTCTCATTCCTTTCAACCAAACATGAGGTAAGAGTTAAATACATGGACATTACACTTACAATCAAACATATATAGAACTAAGTAGtaattgacattaaaaaaaaaagaaagaaggaaaagaaggaAATTATCTCTTAATCAATTCAAGAATATCAAAGTGCAAATAgctaatataaatttttgataatatcTCATTATCACCTTAAGTTTCAGTTTTACATTAACTATCAACATTTTTGTTAACTTAGAAAATCTAGAAGAAAAGACTATTCTACCCTAAAGTCTCCCAAAACATCATTTTACCTtcttaaatgaatttaaaggCAAAATAgacttttagattttttaacaATGGTTAATAGAGTTAACATAAAAGTAGCTAGTTGatataaaaccaaaacttGGGGTAGttctcaataatattataatctcATAGTAGTTACTTGCACTTTCAATATTCTTAAGATGATTGagagataattttctttaaaaaaatatgattatattACTCCAAATGCAAAAGTTAATCAAAAATGTATTCACTTACGTATGCGTGAATTATCATGTCAgtgattgtattaaatttataaaactagCATATATGACTATTTGTACTTATAGAGTGGATCACTTGTTCTTTTAACTTGTGATGGTGACTTATTTTAATagttatgttgattttgacgATCTATATATCACGTAGATCCAAAAACGAATTCGGCCTAAACTTTCAGGGCATGTCCAACCAAAGATTTTTCCCACCCAATAGTAAAATCCtgcaaataaagcaaaaaaggGTCTTATATAAAGTACGTAATGGAAATGTGCAACCACATGATAATGTCATGTAGAGCAATGTTTAACACAAAATTTGTCGGGACTTTAAAAAGGGGAGAAAGAATGTGTTTTGATGATTATACtgtatgttatattttaatggcTAATTCTCAAAGAACTTAATCAATACATAAGGCTTTAATTGGTTAAGTTCAAAATGGATCAAAAAACAGAGAAGAGATCGACAAGAACAAAGAATTTAAGAAACAACACCGTGTACAAGATTCtaatttgaaggaaaaattaacaagtttttattacttaaatatattacaaacaTATCAAGCTTTTAGAGGACATTATAAGGATCACTCTGAATCAAGAATTGGTTATTTTGATTAAGaaacaaatgagaaaaaaCCTCACATCTCAAGTGTTGTGTATCaacctttttattttgaaaattttccagAAACAGCCTAACAAATTTGGGTTTGGCTACAGTGCCGTTGGGTTTGTACCCGGCACCATGCCGGGCTCTCAAAAAGAGAGCCAGGCTGTCTTTGGCTGCCAAATACTTGGTGCAGCCGATTAACAAACCGGTTGcaccatattttttttaaaaaatatatattaaaaatataatataaaatgaaaaattaaataaaatgtcaaaaataattttttataatataattaatagaaaaagataaacaaattaaataatataatagaaaccttataatactatataatataattaaaaaataaagaaattgaaaatgaaaaaaaatagtattgcAGATTTAACGTCAGTTGTTGCATCTCTGACGTCTCGATTGCATGTTTGACGTAAGATGTTGCATGTGttgaataaagccaaaataaagaatatttcagAATATTCTCGttcgtttcatgtttgacgtcgaaGCTGCAAACTTTACGTGATAAGTTGCATATTTATCTTGAAGTGTTGCAAATTTCATGTTTAACGTCAGTTGTTGCATATTCGACGATCagatttcatgtttgacgtaaGATGTTGCATGTGttgaataaagccaaaataaaaaatattctggAATATTCTCgtctgtttcatgtttgacgtcgaaGTTGCGAGCTTTACGTTATAAATTGCATATTTCGCGTGAAGTCTTGTAAGTTTAATGTTTAACGTCAGTTGTTGCATATTCGACGGTTggatttcatgtttgacgtacGATGTTGCATGTGttgaataaagccaaaataaataatatttcagaatattctcgtatgtttcatgtttgacgttgAAGTTGCGAACTTAACATTATAAATTGCATATTTTGCGTGAAGTGTTgtaagtttcatgtttaacgtTAGTTGTTGCATGTCCGACATACCGGTTGCATGTTTTACGTTAGAAGTTGCATGTCTtcaataaagccaaaataaagaatattcttgAATATTCTcgcccgtttcatgtttgacgtccaTGTTGCGAACTTTACGTGATAAGTCGTATATTTCACGTGAACTGttgcaagtttcatgtttaacgtcAGTTGTTGCATGTCCGGCGTAACAGTTGCATGTTTTACTTTAGAGGTTGCATGTCttgaataaagccaaaataaagaatattctcaaatattctcgcccgtttcatgtttgacgtccaTGTTGCGAACTTTACGTGATAAGTTATATATTTCACATGAAGTGTTgtaagtttcatgtttaacgtcAGTTGTTGCATGTCCGATATAACAGTTGCATGTTTTACGTTAGAGGTTGCATGTGttgaataaagccaaaataaagaatattctcgaatattctcgcccgtttcatgtttgacatCCATGTTGTGAACTTTACGTGATAAGTCGTATATTTCACGTGAAGTGTTGaaagtttcatgtttaacgtTAGTTGTTGCATGTCCGACATAATGGTTGCATGTTTTACGTTGGAGATTGCATGTCttgaataaagccaaaataaagaatattctcgaatattctcgcccgtttcatgtttgatgtcCATGTTGCGAACTTTACGTGTTAAGTCGTATATTTCACGTGAAGTGttgcaagtttcatgtttaacatCAGTTGTTGCATATTCGACGTAACGGTTGCATGTTTTACGTTAGTCttgaataaagccaaaataaagaatattctcaaatattccgcccgtttcatgtttgacgtccaTGTTGCGAACTTTACGTGATAAATTGCATATTTAACGTGAAGTGttgcaagtttcatgtttaactTTAGTTGTTGCATGTCTGACGGTAggatttcatgtttgatgtaCGTTGTTacatgttttggataaagcCAAAATTCTCGATTATTCTTggccgtttcatgtttgacgtccaTGTTGCCAACTTTACGTGATAAGTTGTATATTCCACGTGAAGTGTTACAATGaattatgtttttaaaatacagTTTGACCTCAAAATTGTATGAAACTATGTTATGacccaaaacgttataaaaatttttatataggtccaatttcagaatttctaattattactttattaaagccaaaactttctgaaattaagATATGAtccaaaatatcataaattatagaatgaccgaaaacatttaaatattttcaaatatgtccaaattcaaaacaataatttatccatgaaatatcaaacaataaaaacaaatccatatcattcaaaacaaatacataatccaaaatcataataaaatgtAGGTGTGTCCAAATACAAGCATAAGAGACTACTGAGGTGGTGAGGATGGTGGTGATGGAGGTAGATACGGATATGGAATGCCAAAGTGCTCAAAGATGAGGTGCTGTCCATGAATAAGCTACTGCTGCTGGTGGTGAAACTCAGTCTGCCGCACAGAGAGTGTCCTCATCTCATCCATAAGCTGCTGAAGAGTAACTTCTTTAGAAGTAGGAGGCTCGGGATGTGGTAAAGCAGATGCAGGAGCTGAGGGAGACACTGAAGGTGCTTGACCTCTACACTGACCCCgaaataaaagtgaaaaatcaggTAGCTGATGGGCTGGAACCACAACATTAAGTGGCTGATCATCACTTGGAGCAATGAAGGTGAACTTATTATCAGCGACTTTCACCCAAGTGCCATTACGACACTCAAAACCTAAAGAACTAACAGCCTCATCCCCAATGCTCTTAGATGGCCTACATGATGGTTCTTCGATAGGGATGCTAAAGTATTTGAGGATTCGTGTGATGAAATGACCATACGGAAGGGAACGAGTAATCAACTTAGGTATACTAAGCATGTTTCAGACAATGGTGTATCCTAAGTCGACTGGACGATGTCTAAGAATACAATCAATCAAGACAACATCCATATGAGAAACCTCATCCAAATGGCCTGATCTAGGAAGCACAATACTCTGAATAAAACGAAGTAATATCCGAGTTTGAAGACAAAGACATCGGGTGCGAAAATGGATAGTACAATCGTCATCCAAAAGGTTAATACAACGACATATATTCTTAACAGTATCAATATGAAAATAGTCATCAATATCAGGAGGTTTCCTAGGTGAAAATATTTCTAGACCATCATCGGAAGTTCCTAGGATAGAGTTCAACTCTGAATCATCAAACTCAATCGAAACTCCTCCAACTGTGGTGATTACTCGATTCTCTTTCTCCGTGGAACAATCCATATTCGAGTAAAACACTTTCACCAAGTTGGGATATACATTTTCCTAAAAAACAATTGCATTAAGCCAACCAACATCTTCCAACAATTGCAATAAAGTTTTATTGCTAATACTAAGATTATTCAACCAATCcggtaaaacaaaaaaggtttGGAGGACCTCAAAGTCATGAACTGTTGGTGAAATCGTTTGGCTAGATGTTTGTGGTTCTGAAAGTGTGTGGCCTCAAAGTTGGCTTGATTGGATGTGCCCCATGCTTGTCGTGATCGGTTGGTATGTTGAACCggttctttgccttttcttcGAACTGGCTGTGAGCTTGACATGGtgagtttgattaatttgAAGTGAAATAAATCAATGAGAAGGGAGATAATAAGGATGtaaaaagattttgagaagCAATTTCGATAAAAAACGGCTTCAGAGGGAGAAATCTAGAGAGAGAAGTTTCAGCTTAAACCCTAGAATCGATTTCGGATCTATTGATTTTGAGGTTGAAAAAGGGTTTGAAGGATGATTTTGGATACAAGAATGGATGGGAAACAAGTTTCATGGATCCATttgcaaaaaaaaacatgtgaAAATAATGGATTTTGGAGAGAAAACGAGAGAGGAATAATCGgttatagagagagaaagctaTCCGGTTTACTGAAAGATAAAAGAGGAGATGAATAGTTTATATACTCGCGATTTCGAATTTCCAAAAATCCCTAACCGGCTAACCGGTTGTTGGCTGTGACCTAGCCACGCGAATCTGAATTTTCAGAAATTTCTAACTGGCTAACTGGTTGTTAGTAGTGACCTAGCCACGCGAATCCGGATTTATGGAAATTCCTAACCGGCGTACCGGTTTTGGCAGTGACCTAGCCACGCGAATCTGAATTTTCGGTTTGCATAATCGGTTATCCTGTTGTGGACAACAAGCTTGTCCCTCGAATCCGGATAACTGGATTTCACAACCGGTAATCCGGTTTCGTCTAGAAAGCCCTTTTAATTCGGTTATTAACATGTCCCTCGAATCCAGATAATCAGATTTCATAACCGATTATCCGATTGTTAACAGCAAGCATGTCCCTCGTATTCGGTCAGTTAGTTTTCATAACCGGTTAGCCGAGTGGTTGGTTAGGTTTGCAATAAATATGATGAAAACAAAACTCACCTTCCCTCCATTAATGAGGGATTATCCTGAGGCTCATGTACAAGacttattcataaaaaaacaCAGTCACTCCAAAACATAGTCTCAAATGCTATGTTCTAAAATCTCGTTGAACATCTCTGGTGCCTAGTTTTCAACTTTTCATAAGTCAAGTTTCTCTTCAACAAAGGTATGTGCTGTAATTTAAGTAGTAGATTTGTGCTCGCATAGAtggtttcatatttattattatattaaattattaagataaaaagGTGTGAATTATGTTATTTTGGTTGAACATGGGTTAAATATGAGTAGCCCACATAGTTCCAGCAACATAGGAATATCCATTGCTCCAAAGGTTGGTTTACAGGCATCGGACATACTTGGCAGTCATTTCGACTCAGTAGAGGATGCACAACTATGGTATAACAATTATGCCCGAATGATTGGTTTAGGTGTTAGGAAAGATGATATGCGTCGCAGAAAAAAGTCTGGACGAATCACAATTCGACGTTGGGTTTGTCATTTCAAAGGGGTAAGAGATGAAAGACAATCTGAAAACTGCAGAAGGGTGCGAGAACCACAGCCTCTAAAACGAACCGGGTGTCGGGCATCATTTCGAGTGAATTACGATGAATCAGTTGGTAAATACATCGCCAAAGAATTCAGGCCTGAGCACAACCATCATTTGGCTTCTAATAATGAAGTTCACCTTATTCATTCACATCAAAAGGTTACTGATGCAGAACTTACGCAAGCAAAGGCATTAAGGCATGTTGGTGTGAAGACTTGCCAATTCATGGATTACATGGCTGATCAGGTAGAGGGGCCTCAAAACTTAAGGTTCACACGCAAAGACATGCAAAACACGCTAGATGCTTCCACTCGTGCCGAGGTTGGAGATTCTGACTCAGACACAACTATAGCATACTTTGCGGCAAAATTTGAACATGACCCTGGGCTTTGCTTTGAGTACACACTAGATGATGAAAATAGActacaaaatttgttttgggCTGATTGTGTAGCTCGTTATGACTATCAGTGTTTTGGTGATGTGCTGGCATTCGATGCAACGTATAAGACTAATGCATATCATAAACCCCTCGTAACACTTGTCGAAATAAACTATTACTTCAGAACAACGGTTTTCGGTTTTGCTTTGCTCGCAGAAGAGACAATTGACTCATACGCGTGGCTGCTGCAAACTTTCCTATCCACTATGGGCAATCGAAAGCCCGTGTCTGTAATTACTGATGGTGACAAGGCAATGTGGAAGGCAATAAAGACAGTGTTTACTGGGTGCATCCATCGTCTTTGTTGTTGGCATCTCGAGCGCAATGCGTAGGCTAATTTGAAGAACGAAGACTTTACAAGAAAATTTCGTGATTTGATGTTGACACCTATAACGGTAGTTGAATTTGAAACCCAATGGTCAGAGGTAGTGGTTGAATTCGCACTTGAACAACATGCATGGGTACAGAAAATGTATTCAAAGCGGTGCAACTGGGCGGAAGCTTATCTTAGAGGAACATTCTTTGCTGGTATGCGAAGCACTCAACGATGTGAAAGTATGAATGCATATCTTAGCCGATTTGTCTAACATAAACTAAAATTGTATGAGTTTGTGCGACAAATCGATCGTGCTCTCCGTAATATTCGTACCACAAAAACATTCGATGAGTTCAAAACCAAATACAGTACTCCTGTCTTAAGAACGCACTTACAGAGTCTGCAGAAACATGCTGCACAATTGTTCTCgttaaaagttttttcaaaGGTTAGAGATGAGATGCTGTGAGAAGGAGCGGTCATCGAAGTAAAAACTGTCAAAGCTGTCGATGCTGCTTTGTACACAGTGACTGAATTTGGGACACCAACAACATGTTGGAATGTCATCCACAATCTACAAGAAAACCACATACAATGTTCTTGTCAAATGATGGAGTCCATTGTGCTTCCTTGTAGGCATATGTTTCATGTCTTGAAAGTAGAACAAATTGCAAAGATTCCTGATAATATGGTTCTTCGTAGATGGACAAAAAAAGCCAAGGAGCACAATACTTGCAGGACCACAAAACCAGAAGTTGACACCGATGTTTCAGAGGTGGCTAGATTTAGgttgtgtttacttgctggagtgggagtgaggagtgtggattcctcccactccagcgttTACTTGCTTAAAATGGCCACGGattgggaatcccactccgtgggccccactcatttttggagtggggagtgggagtgggactcccattgggggaggtgggagtgggaatccactcccacctctcccctTTTTAtcctttcatttttaatttaatttaatttaatttaatattttataattaataaaataaaataaataatatttatttgaataataatattatatttaactaaataataatttacattgattctaagttaaaattattttaaaataatattat from Citrus sinensis cultivar Valencia sweet orange chromosome 9, DVS_A1.0, whole genome shotgun sequence carries:
- the LOC127899885 gene encoding protein FAR1-RELATED SEQUENCE 5-like; the protein is MSSPHSSSNIGISIAPKVGLQASDILGSHFDSVEDAQLWYNNYARMIGLGVRKDDMRRRKKSGRITIRRWVCHFKGVRDERQSENCRRVREPQPLKRTGCRASFRVNYDESVGKYIAKEFRPEHNHHLASNNEVHLIHSHQKVTDAELTQAKALRHVGVKTCQFMDYMADQVEGPQNLRFTRKDMQNTLDASTRAEVGDSDSDTTIAYFAAKFEHDPGLCFEYTLDDENRLQNLFWADCVARYDYQCFGDVLAFDATYKTNAYHKPLVTLVEINYYFRTTVFGFALLAEETIDSYAWLLQTFLSTMGNRKPVSVITDGDKAMWKAIKTVFTGCIHRLCCWHLERNA